The Deinococcus arcticus genome has a segment encoding these proteins:
- the rpoB gene encoding DNA-directed RNA polymerase subunit beta — protein MSLSKKGPRIERFGDIADVIPLPNLTEIQVNSFRAFLQEDKAPDARDYTGLQSAFKEVFPIDETEKGRSTGLVLDFLEYRLGEPPYTPEECREKDVTYQAPMYAKLQLIHKDSGLIKEDQVFLGDLPLMTEDGSFVINGADRVIISQIHRSPGVYFTSSYKGIKKMYTGAIIPMPKRGPWIELEFAGGILEMKVNKRKFPVAMLLRVLGYDDASLKSLFTEFEPEMELPEDKSAGMGADEALLRLFTVLRPGDPPKRDKAIQYLYGLLADPRRYDLGEPGRFKMNTKLGVSRPERTLLNFQDGKFTDAGLVDTIRYLMALQYGRETVGMVDADGVIQDVPVSEDDIDHLGNRRVRTVGELLADQLRVGMGRMARGVRERMLLGNPDAATPTKLVNNRPIVAAMREFFGRSQLSQFKDQTNPLSDLRHKRRISALGPGGLTRERAGFDVRDVHRTHYGRICPIETPEGANIGLISSLASYAKVNDLGFIEAPYRKVAGGKVSDDVVYMTADIEDRYTVAQANSPLQPDGTFSDERVLARRKGDPLWYTPEEVDYMDVSPKQIVSINTSLIPFLEHDDANRALMGSNMQSQAVPLVRADSPAVGTGVERRVVTDSGTSVVSDVTGRVTYVDARVIQITLTEDAPEVGMNTGNVRTFELVRFTRSNQGTNLDQHPIVDTGDTVTAGQVIADGPASDLGRLALGQNITIAIMPFDGFNFEDAICISEGLVRKDFYTSVHIEKDEIEARDTKLGPEKITRDIPGLSEAALRDLDEDGIVRVGAEVKPGDILVGKTSFKGESEPTPEERLLRSIFGEKAREVKDTSLRVQSGQGGIVVKTVRFRRGDEGVDLKPGVREMVRVYVAQKRQLQVGDKVANRHGNKGVVSKIMAPEDMPYLEDGTPVDLVFNPLGVPSRMNLGQILETHLGEVARLTGQKFETPVFDSVTEATIKEMLEVAAAERIQARKDEGFELDKREQEVLDRAAKLGVIRDAQGDYEKAQMELSRTGKSVLYDGRTGEPISGPVVVGTMYVMKLYHMVEDKLHARSTGPYSLITQQPLGGKAQFGGQRFGEMEVWALEAYGAAHTLQEMLTIKSDDIDGRDAAYQSIVKGEEVSGSTIPESFKVLVKELHSLGLDVEVLDQGDRAVDIFEGMMPKR, from the coding sequence ATGAGTTTGAGCAAAAAAGGACCGCGTATTGAGCGGTTCGGTGACATTGCGGACGTAATTCCGCTGCCCAACCTGACCGAGATTCAGGTGAACTCTTTCCGGGCCTTTCTGCAGGAAGACAAGGCGCCCGACGCCCGCGACTACACGGGCCTGCAGAGCGCCTTTAAAGAAGTCTTCCCGATTGACGAGACCGAAAAGGGCCGCTCCACGGGCCTGGTGCTGGACTTCCTGGAATACCGCCTGGGCGAGCCGCCGTACACCCCCGAGGAGTGCCGCGAAAAGGACGTCACCTACCAGGCGCCCATGTACGCCAAGCTGCAGCTGATTCACAAGGACAGCGGCCTGATCAAGGAAGACCAGGTGTTCCTGGGCGACCTGCCCCTGATGACCGAGGACGGCTCCTTTGTTATCAACGGCGCCGACCGCGTGATCATCTCGCAGATTCACCGCTCGCCCGGCGTGTACTTCACGAGCTCCTACAAGGGCATCAAGAAGATGTATACCGGCGCCATCATTCCCATGCCCAAGCGCGGCCCCTGGATTGAGCTGGAGTTTGCCGGCGGCATTCTGGAAATGAAGGTGAACAAGCGCAAGTTCCCTGTGGCCATGCTGCTGCGCGTGCTGGGCTACGACGACGCGAGCCTGAAATCGCTGTTCACGGAGTTTGAGCCCGAGATGGAACTTCCCGAGGACAAGAGCGCGGGCATGGGCGCGGATGAAGCCCTGCTGCGCCTGTTCACGGTGCTGCGTCCCGGTGACCCGCCCAAGCGCGACAAGGCCATTCAGTACCTGTACGGCCTGCTGGCCGACCCCCGCCGCTATGACCTGGGCGAGCCTGGCCGCTTCAAGATGAACACCAAGCTGGGCGTCAGCCGCCCCGAGCGCACCCTGCTGAACTTCCAGGACGGCAAGTTCACGGACGCTGGCCTGGTGGACACCATTCGCTACCTGATGGCGCTGCAATACGGGCGCGAGACCGTGGGCATGGTGGACGCGGACGGCGTGATTCAGGACGTGCCGGTGTCCGAAGACGACATTGACCACCTGGGCAACCGCCGCGTGCGCACCGTGGGCGAACTGCTGGCCGACCAGCTGCGCGTGGGCATGGGCCGCATGGCGCGTGGCGTGCGCGAGCGCATGCTGCTGGGTAACCCCGACGCCGCGACCCCCACCAAACTGGTGAACAACCGCCCCATCGTGGCGGCCATGCGCGAGTTCTTCGGACGCAGCCAGCTCTCGCAGTTCAAGGACCAGACCAACCCCCTGTCGGACCTGCGCCACAAGCGCCGTATCTCCGCGCTGGGGCCGGGCGGTCTGACCCGCGAGCGCGCCGGCTTCGACGTGCGCGACGTGCACCGGACCCACTACGGCCGTATCTGCCCGATTGAAACGCCCGAAGGCGCGAACATCGGTCTGATTTCTTCGCTGGCCTCTTACGCCAAGGTGAACGACCTGGGCTTCATTGAGGCGCCCTACCGCAAGGTGGCGGGCGGCAAGGTCAGTGACGACGTGGTGTACATGACGGCCGACATTGAAGACCGCTACACCGTGGCGCAGGCGAACAGCCCACTGCAGCCCGACGGCACCTTCAGTGACGAGCGCGTACTGGCCCGCCGCAAGGGTGATCCCCTCTGGTACACGCCCGAAGAAGTGGATTACATGGACGTGTCGCCCAAGCAGATCGTCTCGATCAACACGTCCCTGATTCCCTTCCTGGAGCACGACGACGCCAACCGCGCCCTCATGGGGTCCAACATGCAGTCGCAGGCCGTGCCCCTGGTGCGCGCCGACAGCCCTGCCGTGGGCACGGGCGTGGAGCGCCGCGTGGTGACCGACAGCGGCACCAGCGTGGTCAGCGACGTGACTGGCCGCGTGACCTACGTGGACGCCCGCGTGATTCAGATCACCCTGACCGAGGACGCCCCCGAAGTCGGCATGAACACCGGCAACGTGCGCACCTTTGAACTCGTGCGCTTTACCCGCTCCAACCAGGGCACCAACCTCGACCAGCACCCGATTGTAGACACAGGCGACACCGTGACGGCCGGGCAAGTGATTGCCGACGGCCCCGCCTCCGACCTGGGCCGCCTCGCCCTGGGCCAGAACATCACGATTGCCATCATGCCGTTTGACGGCTTCAACTTCGAAGACGCCATCTGCATCTCTGAGGGTCTGGTGCGCAAGGACTTCTACACCTCCGTCCACATTGAAAAGGACGAGATCGAAGCCCGCGACACCAAGCTGGGGCCGGAAAAGATCACCCGCGATATTCCCGGTCTGTCCGAGGCCGCGCTGCGCGACCTGGATGAAGACGGCATCGTGCGTGTGGGCGCCGAAGTCAAGCCCGGCGACATTCTGGTGGGCAAGACCTCCTTCAAGGGCGAGAGCGAGCCGACCCCTGAAGAGCGCCTGCTGAGAAGCATCTTCGGTGAGAAGGCCCGTGAAGTGAAAGACACCTCGCTGCGCGTGCAGTCCGGCCAGGGCGGCATCGTGGTGAAGACCGTGCGCTTCCGCCGCGGCGACGAAGGTGTGGACCTGAAGCCCGGCGTGCGTGAAATGGTGCGCGTGTACGTGGCCCAGAAGCGCCAGCTGCAGGTGGGCGACAAGGTGGCCAACCGCCACGGGAACAAGGGCGTGGTCTCCAAGATCATGGCCCCCGAGGACATGCCCTACCTGGAAGACGGCACCCCCGTTGACCTCGTGTTCAACCCGCTGGGCGTGCCCAGCCGCATGAACCTGGGCCAGATTCTGGAAACGCACCTGGGTGAAGTGGCGCGCCTGACCGGCCAGAAGTTCGAGACCCCCGTGTTCGACTCGGTGACCGAGGCGACCATCAAGGAAATGCTGGAAGTGGCCGCCGCCGAGCGCATCCAGGCCCGCAAAGACGAGGGCTTCGAGCTTGACAAGCGCGAGCAGGAAGTGCTGGACCGCGCCGCCAAGCTGGGGGTCATCCGTGACGCCCAGGGCGACTACGAGAAAGCCCAGATGGAACTGTCACGCACCGGCAAGAGCGTGCTGTATGACGGCCGCACCGGCGAGCCCATCAGTGGCCCCGTGGTGGTCGGCACCATGTACGTGATGAAGCTCTACCACATGGTGGAAGACAAACTGCACGCCCGCTCCACTGGCCCGTACAGCCTGATTACCCAGCAGCCGCTGGGCGGCAAGGCGCAGTTCGGTGGTCAGCGCTTCGGGGAAATGGAAGTGTGGGCGCTGGAAGCGTACGGCGCCGCGCACACCCTGCAGGAAATGCTCACGATCAAGTCCGACGACATTGATGGCCGCGACGCCGCTTACCAGAGCATCGTCAAGGGCGAGGAAGTCTCGGGCAGCACCATCCCCGAGTCCTTCAAGGTGCTCGTCAAGGAGCTTCACTCGCTGGGGCTGGACGTGGAAGTCCTGGATCAGGGTGACCGCGCGGTGGACATCTTCGAAGGCATGATGCCCAAACGCTGA
- the rplA gene encoding 50S ribosomal protein L1, which yields MPKRGKRYEALAAKVDRNKQYTIDEAAALVKDLATAKFDETVEVHFRLGIDPRKSDQNVRGTVALPHGTGRTVRVAVITKGDNVQAAEAAGADVVGSEDLIERIAGGFMDFDAVVATPDMMAQVGQKLARLLGPRGLLPNPKSGTVGPDVSGMVKGLKAGRIEFRNDKTGVVHAPIGKASFEPGNLSANYAALLGALEAAKPGSAKGVFLRSAFLTTTMGPSLELSLSGGTSA from the coding sequence ATGCCTAAGCGTGGCAAGCGCTACGAAGCGCTGGCAGCCAAGGTGGACCGCAACAAGCAGTACACCATTGACGAAGCCGCCGCCCTGGTCAAGGACCTGGCCACCGCCAAGTTCGACGAGACCGTGGAAGTGCACTTCCGCCTGGGCATTGACCCCCGCAAGAGCGACCAGAACGTGCGCGGCACGGTGGCGCTGCCCCACGGCACCGGCCGGACCGTGCGTGTGGCCGTGATCACCAAGGGCGACAACGTGCAGGCCGCCGAAGCGGCGGGCGCCGACGTGGTGGGCAGCGAGGACCTGATTGAGCGCATTGCGGGCGGCTTCATGGACTTCGACGCCGTGGTGGCCACCCCCGACATGATGGCCCAGGTGGGTCAGAAGCTGGCCCGTCTGCTGGGGCCGCGCGGCCTGCTGCCCAACCCCAAGAGCGGCACCGTGGGCCCCGATGTAAGCGGCATGGTCAAGGGCCTCAAAGCCGGCCGCATCGAGTTCCGCAACGACAAGACGGGCGTGGTTCACGCGCCCATCGGCAAGGCCAGCTTCGAGCCCGGTAACCTCAGCGCCAACTACGCCGCCCTGCTGGGCGCGCTGGAAGCCGCCAAGCCCGGCAGCGCCAAGGGCGTGTTCCTGCGCAGCGCCTTCCTGACCACCACCATGGGCCCCAGCCTCGAGCTGAGCCTCAGCGGCGGCACGAGCGCCTAA
- the rplJ gene encoding 50S ribosomal protein L10: MANEKNQQTLSALTGSLSGIDSFYVVDYQGLTAGQLSKLRKDIREKGGQLIVAKNTLINLALQGGGRDFSDALKGPSAIVVAQDDPAGVAKALSDAAKGNDKGIPAVKAGFVEGNRVDVKVVERLASLGSKQSLQGELVGVLSAHLSNFVGILEAYKEKLEGQGA; encoded by the coding sequence GTGGCGAACGAAAAGAACCAGCAGACCCTCAGCGCCCTCACGGGCAGCCTCTCGGGCATTGACTCGTTTTACGTGGTCGATTACCAGGGCCTGACCGCCGGTCAGCTGAGCAAACTGCGTAAGGACATCCGCGAGAAGGGTGGGCAGCTGATTGTTGCCAAGAACACCCTGATCAACCTGGCCCTGCAAGGCGGCGGCCGTGACTTCAGCGACGCCCTCAAGGGCCCCAGCGCCATCGTGGTGGCCCAGGACGACCCCGCCGGGGTAGCCAAGGCCCTCAGCGACGCGGCCAAGGGCAACGACAAGGGCATTCCCGCCGTCAAGGCCGGCTTTGTCGAAGGCAACCGCGTGGACGTGAAAGTCGTCGAGCGGCTGGCCAGCCTGGGCAGCAAGCAGAGCCTGCAGGGCGAGCTGGTGGGCGTGCTCAGCGCGCACCTCAGCAACTTCGTGGGCATCCTCGAAGCGTACAAAGAAAAACTCGAAGGCCAGGGCGCTTAA
- the rplL gene encoding 50S ribosomal protein L7/L12, which produces MAYDKQALIDQLGQLTIMELADLIDGLKETWGVTAAVAAGPAAGPAAAVEEKTEFDVVLVDAGASKINVIKEIRAITGLGLKEAKDMSEKGGVLKEGASKDDAEKIKAQLEAAGAKVELK; this is translated from the coding sequence ATGGCTTACGACAAACAAGCGCTTATTGACCAACTCGGCCAGCTCACCATCATGGAACTGGCGGACCTGATTGACGGCCTGAAGGAAACCTGGGGCGTGACCGCCGCTGTGGCTGCCGGCCCCGCCGCTGGCCCCGCCGCCGCTGTGGAAGAGAAGACCGAATTTGACGTGGTGCTGGTGGACGCCGGCGCGAGCAAGATCAACGTCATTAAGGAAATCCGCGCCATCACCGGCCTGGGTCTGAAGGAAGCCAAGGACATGAGCGAGAAGGGCGGCGTGCTGAAGGAAGGCGCCAGCAAGGACGACGCCGAGAAGATCAAGGCCCAGCTGGAAGCTGCTGGCGCCAAGGTCGAACTGAAGTAA
- a CDS encoding variant leucine-rich repeat-containing protein, which produces MTLPPTTPAAELERLAQGAPPELRAAIAGHPNTPPALLEDLAATFPAQVLANPALPLLRLAHPRLLLDVPLHTLLRLLSQPEAPAWLLRHALIASAIEIQAAAAAHPALNAAQIAQMASHPAWQVRARIAARAELPGALIAQLAADADYGVRMYVAARPDLPGPVAERLAQDASVFVRQVLARAQQSGLAAFVLGLCLLPWT; this is translated from the coding sequence GTGACCCTGCCGCCCACCACCCCGGCCGCTGAGCTGGAGCGGCTGGCCCAGGGCGCCCCGCCCGAACTGCGCGCGGCCATCGCGGGCCACCCGAACACGCCCCCGGCGCTGCTGGAAGACCTGGCCGCCACCTTTCCGGCGCAGGTGCTGGCCAATCCGGCGCTGCCGCTGCTGCGTCTGGCCCACCCCCGATTGCTGCTGGACGTGCCGCTGCACACGCTGCTGCGCCTGCTCTCGCAGCCCGAGGCCCCGGCGTGGCTGCTGCGGCACGCCCTGATCGCCTCGGCCATCGAGATTCAGGCGGCGGCAGCAGCCCACCCGGCGCTGAACGCCGCCCAGATTGCGCAGATGGCCTCGCACCCCGCGTGGCAGGTGCGTGCCCGGATTGCCGCGCGCGCCGAGTTGCCCGGCGCCCTGATCGCGCAGCTGGCCGCAGACGCCGATTACGGCGTGCGCATGTACGTGGCGGCCCGCCCCGATCTGCCGGGGCCCGTGGCCGAGCGGCTGGCGCAGGACGCGTCGGTGTTTGTGCGGCAGGTGCTGGCCCGGGCACAGCAGAGTGGGCTGGCGGCCTTCGTGCTGGGCCTGTGCCTGCTGCCCTGGACCTGA
- a CDS encoding DUF2239 family protein — MSELTYTAFLGPQRLATGPLTETLRAVKTALDALEGPRTQPLIVFNDETGRPADFDWRGTLDEVLARHAPAAKPGPGRPRLGVVSREVSLLPRHWDWLESHPSGASAALRRLIDEARKADPEGERRRMASLAADRFLTVMGGDLPGAEDASRALYAGDRAAFEAHVAGWPEDLRLHALYLAAPALGDAP, encoded by the coding sequence ATGAGCGAGCTGACCTACACGGCGTTCCTGGGGCCGCAGCGCCTGGCCACTGGACCCCTCACCGAGACCCTGCGGGCCGTTAAGACAGCGCTGGACGCCCTGGAGGGCCCGCGCACCCAGCCGCTGATCGTGTTCAATGACGAGACGGGTCGCCCCGCCGATTTCGACTGGCGCGGCACGCTGGATGAGGTGCTGGCCCGCCACGCTCCCGCCGCCAAGCCGGGCCCAGGGCGGCCCAGGCTGGGGGTAGTCTCGCGCGAGGTCTCGCTGCTGCCCCGCCACTGGGACTGGCTGGAAAGTCACCCCAGTGGCGCCTCGGCCGCGCTGCGCCGCCTGATTGACGAGGCCCGCAAGGCTGACCCCGAAGGCGAGCGCCGCCGGATGGCCAGCCTTGCCGCCGACCGCTTCCTGACGGTCATGGGCGGCGACCTGCCCGGCGCCGAGGACGCCAGCCGGGCCCTGTATGCCGGGGACCGCGCCGCCTTCGAGGCCCACGTGGCAGGCTGGCCCGAGGACCTGCGGCTGCACGCGCTGTATCTGGCGGCGCCTGCCCTCGGGGACGCGCCGTGA
- a CDS encoding DNA-directed RNA polymerase subunit beta' → MKDFSKVRIAIASPEKIREWSFGEVEKPETINYRTLKPEREGLFDERIFGPQKDYECACGKYKRQRYEGKVCERCGVEVTSSKVRRYRMGHIDLATPAAHIWYVKDTPSKIGTLLDLSAGQLEKVLYFSSFLVTDPRNAQKDGRPLKRGELLSDDEYRELRFGRQETYALTGGVEAEVRDGEYVTRGQILGGNVVSKMDGLAQYRFPRRAVIAYAEEVEATLPLPADVLVEQDAFRAGEILAELEADVQITAPVGGTTVLHDMGEDSVMVELREGVDEEGSPSGEVLSRVYVPHGMNVHVVHGEIVDAGAVLADASGGTRLRVSRDSRLSGVTFPKKGDVKVTAHWTRRSEYPINPTMHVLVGDGSEVKKGQKVIGAIDVEEQITAEANGVITLHNPASIIVSKAKVYTYEDEPLVVNGDRVEPGDELADSGELRSDISGRIEIDLVRKQVRVIESYDFEAKMGAEAVKELLDDLNLDVLEAELNEMMKDSSRHKRAKARKRLEVTRAFKRSGNNPSWMILNTVPVMPPDLRPMVQVDGGRFATSDLNDLYRRLINRNNRLKKLMSQGAPDMIIRNEKRMLQEAVDALIDNGRRGSPVTNPGSDRSLRSLTDLLGGKQGRFRQNLLGKRVDYSGRSVIVVGPQLKLHQCGVPKRMALELFKPFLFKVLEEKGEVTNIKQARKMLERYRDTRDSVWDALEEVIEDKVVLLNRAPTLHRLGIQAFEPVLVEGQSIQLHPLVCEAFNADFDGDQMAIHVPLSAQAQAEARIQMLSAHNLLSPANGEPNVKPSRDIILGIFTLTLLRRDNLGAGTEFADAQEALAALDNGKVALNSPITVAGQELSPGRLKYVFSNPDEAIMAVERGEIDHQDHVRIRLNGVTYDTSAGRVMFRRIVQEALGAQAHLVDTLVNLETAYEKDHLKDMVMACFKHLGIEATAGLLDGLKDAGFKLSTTSGITIGIDDIVIPPAKAGILAEADAKVAEIEQNFEFGFMTEEERYKQVVQLWNDTKDEVKNAMFENFGTNYPFNPLWIMSLSGARGNAQQITQLAGMRGLMARPDGSTIEVPIRASFREGLSVLEYFISTHGARKGGADTALRTADSGYLTRKLVDVAHEVVVRDVDCGTTDYTSMPLGALDERTGEWRTRKASEIETSIYGRTLADSVQVEGHTIEAGEMLSLEDVKAITRNAKTLQSVFVRTPLNCRVKSGVCQKCYGYDLSQAKPVSMGEAVGVVAAESIGEPGTQLTMRTFHTGGVAGSGGGDITMGLPRVIELFEARKPKTSAAVADRDGVVRIEEEEERYLVRIEADDDQYSSKTATKISKGLRLIVRDGDRVEAGQALTRGAINPHDLLLYKDTDAAQRYLVEEVQRVYRSQGVKVHDKHIEIIVRQMLRWVEVTDGGNTELLEGQTVERWEVDQANDALGEDTTPASWKPVLLGITKSSLTTKSWLSAASFQHTTHVLTEASMKGQVDDLIGLKENVILGKLIPAGTGLMTVREMQVADDRTLEKYGEGSTSTDSVTGDRSYDDTRPGTVNDNVTYTS, encoded by the coding sequence ATGAAAGATTTCAGCAAAGTCCGTATCGCCATTGCCAGCCCGGAGAAGATCCGCGAGTGGAGCTTTGGCGAGGTTGAAAAACCCGAAACCATCAATTACCGCACCCTGAAGCCCGAGCGCGAGGGTCTGTTTGACGAGCGCATCTTCGGGCCGCAGAAGGACTACGAGTGCGCCTGCGGGAAGTACAAGCGCCAGCGCTATGAAGGCAAGGTCTGCGAGCGCTGCGGAGTGGAAGTCACCAGCAGCAAGGTGCGCCGCTACCGCATGGGCCACATTGACCTGGCCACGCCCGCCGCGCACATCTGGTACGTCAAGGACACGCCCAGCAAGATCGGCACGCTGCTGGACCTCTCGGCCGGCCAGCTGGAAAAGGTGCTGTACTTCAGCTCCTTCCTGGTGACCGACCCCCGCAACGCCCAGAAAGACGGCCGCCCCCTCAAGCGCGGCGAGCTGCTCTCGGACGACGAGTACCGCGAACTGCGCTTTGGCCGTCAGGAAACCTACGCCCTGACCGGCGGCGTGGAAGCCGAAGTGCGTGACGGCGAGTACGTGACGCGCGGGCAGATCCTGGGCGGCAACGTGGTCTCCAAGATGGACGGTCTGGCCCAGTACCGCTTCCCCCGCCGCGCCGTGATTGCCTACGCTGAGGAAGTTGAAGCCACCCTGCCGCTGCCCGCCGACGTGCTGGTGGAGCAGGACGCCTTCCGCGCCGGTGAAATTCTGGCCGAGCTGGAAGCCGACGTGCAGATCACCGCTCCCGTGGGCGGCACCACCGTGCTGCACGACATGGGCGAAGACAGCGTGATGGTGGAGCTGCGCGAGGGCGTGGACGAGGAAGGCAGCCCCAGCGGTGAAGTCTTGAGCCGCGTGTACGTGCCCCACGGCATGAACGTGCACGTCGTGCACGGCGAGATCGTGGACGCGGGCGCCGTGCTGGCCGACGCTTCAGGCGGCACCCGCCTGCGCGTGAGCCGCGACAGCCGCCTGAGCGGTGTGACCTTCCCCAAGAAGGGCGACGTGAAGGTCACCGCCCACTGGACCCGCCGCAGCGAGTACCCCATCAACCCCACCATGCACGTGCTGGTCGGGGACGGCAGCGAGGTCAAGAAGGGCCAGAAGGTCATTGGCGCCATTGACGTGGAAGAGCAGATCACCGCCGAGGCCAACGGCGTGATCACCCTGCACAACCCCGCCAGCATCATCGTCTCCAAGGCCAAGGTGTACACCTACGAGGACGAGCCCCTGGTCGTGAACGGCGACCGCGTGGAGCCGGGCGACGAACTGGCCGACTCCGGCGAGCTGCGCAGCGACATCTCGGGCCGCATCGAGATTGACCTGGTGCGCAAGCAGGTGCGCGTCATCGAGTCCTACGACTTCGAGGCCAAGATGGGCGCCGAGGCGGTCAAGGAGCTGCTGGACGACCTCAACCTGGACGTGCTGGAAGCCGAGCTGAACGAGATGATGAAGGACAGCTCGCGCCACAAGCGCGCCAAGGCCCGCAAGCGGCTGGAAGTGACCCGCGCGTTCAAGCGCAGCGGCAACAACCCCAGCTGGATGATCCTGAACACCGTGCCGGTGATGCCGCCGGATCTGCGCCCCATGGTGCAGGTGGACGGGGGCCGCTTTGCCACCAGTGACCTGAACGACCTGTACCGCCGCCTGATCAACCGCAACAACCGCCTGAAGAAGCTGATGAGCCAGGGCGCGCCGGACATGATCATCCGCAACGAAAAGCGCATGCTGCAGGAAGCCGTAGACGCGCTGATCGACAACGGCCGCCGCGGTAGCCCCGTGACCAACCCCGGCTCTGACCGCAGCCTGCGCTCGCTGACCGACCTGCTCGGCGGCAAGCAGGGCCGCTTCCGCCAGAACCTGCTGGGCAAGCGCGTGGACTACTCCGGCCGCTCGGTGATCGTGGTGGGCCCGCAGCTCAAGCTGCACCAGTGCGGTGTGCCCAAGCGCATGGCGCTCGAACTCTTTAAGCCCTTCCTGTTCAAGGTGCTGGAAGAGAAGGGCGAAGTCACCAACATCAAGCAGGCCCGCAAGATGCTCGAGCGCTACCGCGATACCCGCGACAGCGTATGGGACGCTCTGGAAGAGGTCATTGAGGACAAGGTCGTGCTGCTCAACCGCGCGCCCACCCTGCACCGACTGGGCATTCAGGCGTTCGAGCCGGTGCTGGTGGAAGGCCAGTCCATCCAGCTGCACCCGCTGGTCTGTGAAGCCTTCAACGCCGACTTCGACGGTGATCAGATGGCCATTCACGTCCCCCTGAGCGCCCAGGCGCAGGCCGAGGCGCGCATCCAGATGCTCAGCGCCCACAACCTGCTGTCGCCCGCGAACGGCGAGCCGAACGTGAAGCCCAGCCGCGACATCATTCTCGGCATCTTTACCCTGACCCTGCTGCGCAGGGACAACCTGGGCGCCGGCACCGAGTTTGCAGACGCGCAGGAAGCGCTGGCCGCGCTGGACAACGGCAAGGTGGCGCTGAACAGCCCCATCACCGTGGCGGGCCAGGAACTCAGCCCCGGGCGCCTGAAGTACGTCTTCTCCAACCCCGACGAGGCCATCATGGCCGTCGAGCGCGGCGAGATTGACCACCAGGACCATGTCCGCATCCGCCTGAACGGCGTGACCTACGACACCAGCGCCGGGCGCGTGATGTTCCGCCGCATTGTGCAAGAAGCCCTGGGCGCGCAGGCGCACCTCGTGGACACCCTGGTGAACCTGGAAACCGCCTACGAAAAAGACCACCTGAAAGACATGGTCATGGCGTGCTTCAAGCACCTCGGCATCGAGGCCACCGCCGGGCTGCTCGACGGCCTGAAGGACGCGGGCTTCAAGCTCTCCACGACCTCGGGGATCACGATTGGCATTGACGACATCGTGATTCCGCCTGCCAAGGCCGGGATTCTGGCCGAAGCGGACGCCAAGGTGGCAGAAATCGAGCAGAACTTCGAGTTCGGCTTCATGACTGAAGAAGAGCGCTACAAGCAGGTTGTGCAGCTCTGGAACGACACCAAGGACGAAGTCAAGAACGCCATGTTCGAGAACTTCGGCACCAACTACCCGTTCAACCCGCTGTGGATCATGAGCCTGTCGGGCGCGCGTGGTAACGCCCAGCAGATCACCCAGCTGGCCGGGATGCGCGGCCTGATGGCCCGCCCCGACGGCAGCACGATTGAAGTGCCGATTCGCGCGTCGTTCCGCGAAGGTCTGTCGGTGCTGGAATACTTCATCTCCACCCACGGGGCCCGTAAGGGTGGCGCCGACACCGCGCTCCGCACCGCCGACTCCGGCTACCTGACCCGTAAGCTGGTGGACGTGGCCCACGAAGTCGTTGTGCGCGACGTGGACTGCGGCACCACCGACTACACCTCCATGCCGCTGGGCGCCCTGGACGAGCGGACCGGCGAGTGGCGCACCCGCAAGGCCAGCGAGATCGAAACCAGCATCTATGGCCGCACCCTGGCCGACAGCGTGCAGGTAGAAGGCCACACCATCGAGGCCGGCGAGATGCTGAGCCTGGAAGACGTCAAGGCCATTACCCGCAACGCCAAGACCCTGCAGAGCGTGTTCGTGCGCACCCCGCTGAACTGCCGCGTGAAGAGCGGCGTGTGCCAGAAGTGCTACGGGTACGACCTGTCGCAGGCCAAGCCCGTGAGCATGGGCGAAGCCGTGGGCGTGGTGGCCGCCGAATCTATCGGTGAGCCCGGTACGCAGCTGACCATGCGCACCTTCCACACCGGGGGCGTGGCCGGCAGCGGCGGCGGCGACATCACCATGGGTCTGCCCCGCGTGATCGAGCTGTTCGAGGCCCGCAAGCCCAAGACCAGCGCGGCTGTGGCCGACCGTGACGGCGTGGTGCGGATTGAGGAGGAAGAAGAGCGTTACCTCGTGCGCATTGAGGCCGACGACGACCAGTACTCCAGCAAGACCGCCACCAAGATCAGCAAGGGCCTGCGCCTGATCGTGCGTGACGGTGACCGCGTGGAGGCCGGCCAGGCCCTGACGCGCGGCGCGATTAACCCCCACGACCTGCTGCTGTACAAAGACACGGACGCCGCTCAGCGTTACCTGGTGGAAGAAGTGCAGCGTGTGTACCGCAGCCAGGGCGTGAAGGTGCACGACAAGCACATTGAAATCATCGTGCGCCAGATGCTGCGCTGGGTGGAGGTCACCGACGGCGGCAACACCGAGCTGCTTGAGGGCCAGACCGTCGAGCGCTGGGAAGTGGACCAGGCCAACGACGCGCTGGGCGAGGACACCACCCCCGCCAGCTGGAAGCCAGTTCTGCTGGGCATCACCAAGAGCAGCCTGACCACCAAGTCGTGGCTGTCGGCGGCCAGCTTCCAGCACACCACCCACGTGCTGACCGAAGCCAGCATGAAGGGTCAGGTGGACGACCTGATCGGCCTGAAGGAAAACGTCATTCTGGGCAAACTGATTCCCGCCGGTACGGGTCTGATGACCGTCCGCGAGATGCAGGTGGCCGACGACCGCACGCTGGAGAAGTACGGCGAGGGCAGCACCAGCACCGATTCGGTGACGGGCGACCGCTCCTACGACGACACCCGCCCCGGCACCGTGAACGACAACGTGACGTACACAAGCTAA